From one Candidatus Hydrogenedentota bacterium genomic stretch:
- a CDS encoding type IIA DNA topoisomerase subunit B: protein MAKSTHLYDESKIQTLSALEHIRKRTGMYIGRVGDGTQYDDGIYVLLKEVIDNAVDEFIMG from the coding sequence ATGGCCAAGTCCACCCATCTCTACGACGAAAGCAAGATCCAGACGCTGTCCGCGCTGGAACACATCCGCAAGCGCACGGGAATGTACATCGGCCGGGTGGGCGACGGCACCCAGTACGACGACGGCATCTATGTCCTCCTCAAGGAGGTCATTGACAACGCCGTGGACGAATTCATCATGGGCTA